In Antennarius striatus isolate MH-2024 chromosome 10, ASM4005453v1, whole genome shotgun sequence, one DNA window encodes the following:
- the LOC137602933 gene encoding protocadherin alpha-C2-like isoform X1 produces MAHRNRLLHRRGYVFDFLFISALMSTVIAVTHYSVPEELEEGSVVANLATDLRLDVKTLKERKMRIDVVANKKYLDINKDTGELFILETIDREFLCPLKTTIYCVLKLDATIENPIRMFNIEVEITDINDNAPHFRRGTMHLDISESSPVGERFSLNHAADPDVGANSVKNYHLSSSEHFSIEIQTGRDGTKFADLILRKALDREQQAVHNLILTAVDGGVPTRTGTASIIVRVLDVNDNAPSFDKDHDVIDVTENSPTGSLVIKLNATDLDEGSNSEIMYSYSLYTSERTQQMFTLNPDNGEIRVKEMINYEDLKLYEMEVIASDKGPNSLSGQCKLTIQVTDMNDNHPEISIKSFQSPIKEDESIDTVIAVVSVSDKDSGDNGVVDVRIPDNMPFKLRESSEHYYELVVSEPLDREKVPEYDITFTVTDRGSPPLSDNETMTLELLDVNDNVPQFPQSFYTIRVMENNAPGALLSSLSAFDPDLHENQYLVYFILEKEIANTSMSMLFSINPENGNLYALKTFDYEIEKEFLFHIEARDSGSPPLSSNVTVHIIIVDQNDNIPVIVSPWRAHGSVVEEKIPRSTDKGSLVAKVIALDVDSVHNSRITYQFLRVPDATLFSLDQYNGEIRTMRMFSYRDPRHLQLVVVAKDNGEPALSATVTIKLSTVETAVKAYSDMTEVPLQYDIFSDLNLYLVIGLGSVSFLLLITILVTIVLKCQKPKASKAAPPCRNSVISERNSTIADSTLVSNDAYWYSLFLAETRKGKLVVRQPVPKGSRYIVSSIPRGTGLTDTSDSAASTLQASTTTSSSST; encoded by the exons ATGGCGCACCGTAACCGACTGTTACACAGGAGAGGGTATGTTTTTgattttctcttcatctctgcGCTAATGAGTACCGTGATCGCTGTCACCCATTATTCTGTTCCTGAAGAATTGGAAGAAGGATCTGTCGTTGCTAATCTAGCAACTGATTTGAGGTTAGATGTGAAGACGCTGAAGGAAAGGAAAATGCGGATAGATGTAGTCGCCAACAAAAAATACCTTGACATCAACAAAGACACAGGGGAGCTGTTTATTTTGGAAACGATAGACCGAGAGTTTTTATGTCCTCTCAAGACAACGATATACTGCGTACTTAAACTAGACGCCACAATTGAAAATCCAATACGAATGTTCAATATTGAGGTGGAAATCACGGATATTAATGACAACGCTCCTCATTTCCGTCGAGGAACAATGCATTTGGACATCTCTGAGTCGAGTCCCGTTGGAGAGAGATTCTCTTTGAATCACGCTGCGGACCCAGATGTTGGAGCGAATTCTGTAAAGAATTATCATCTGAGCTCAAGCGAACATTTTTCTATCGAAATCCAAACGGGAAGAGACGGAACAAAGTTTGCGGATTTGATTTTAAGAAAAGCTTTGGACAGAGAGCAGCAGGCTGTTCATAACCTGATTCTGACTGCTGTGGACGGTGGAGTCCCCACGCGCACAGGTACAGCCAGCATCATCGTTCGCGTGCTTGATGTGAACGACAACGCCCCTTCATTTGACAAAGACCATGACGTCATAGACGTGACGGAAAACTCTCCGACTGGAAGTCTCGTGATTAAACTAAACGCTACTGATTTAGATGAGGGGTCTAATTCTGAGATCATGTATTCATATAGTTTGTATACATCAGAGAGAACCCAGCAGATGTTTACCCTGAATCCAGATAACGGTGAAATCCGAGTGAAAGAGATGATAAATTATGAAGATTTGAAGCTGTATGAAATGGAGGTCATTGCAAGTGATAAGGGGCCTAATTCTTTATCTGGACAATGTAAACTGACAATCCAGGTGACAGATATGAATGATAATCATCCAGAAATATCAATCAAATCATTTCAAAGTCCCATCAAAGAAGATGAATCCATAGACACAGTGATAGCTGTGGTTAGTGTCAGTGATAAAGACTCAGGAGACAATGGAGTGGTCGATGTGCGTATTCCAGACAACATGCCTTTCAAACTGAGGGAGTCCTCTGAACACTATTATGAATTAGTGGTGTCAGAGCCGTTAGACCGCGAGAAGGTTCCAGAATATGACATCACTTTCACTGTTACAGACAGAGGTTCTCCTCCTTTGTCTGACAATGAAACTATGACGTTAGAACTGCTGGATGTTAATGACAATGTTCCACAGTTCCCTCAGTCATTTTATACGATACGTGTGATGGAGAATAACGCTCCTGGGGCCTTGCTCAGTTCCCTCTCTGCCTTTGACCCCGACCTCCATGAAAACCAGTATCTAGTTTATTTCATCCTGGAGAAGGAGATAGCCAACACCTCCATGTCCATGCTGTTCTCCATCAATCCAGAGAACGGGAATCTTTACGCACTAAAAACTTTTGACTATGAGATCGAGAAGGAGTTTCTGTTCCACATCGAGGCCAGAGACTCTGGTTCTCCTCCActcagcagcaacgtgaccGTCCACATCATTATTGTGGACCAGAATGACAACATCCCAGTTATTGTCTCCCCGTGGCGTGCGCATGGATcagtggtggaggagaagatccCCAGATCCACTGACAAAGGCTCTCTGGTTGCCAAGGTGATAGCGTTAGACGTGGACTCTGTGCACAATTCTCGGATTACCTACCAGTTTCTGCGGGTGCCTGACGCCACCTTGTTCAGTCTGGACCAATACAACGGAGAGATCCGGACTATGAGGATGTTCAGTTACAGAGATCCACGACATCTGCAACTGGTTGTGGTTGCCAAGGACAACGGCGAGCCTGCTCTCTCTGCTACAGTCACCATCAAGCTGTCCACAGTGGAGACTGCCGTGAAGGCCTACTCTGACATGACTGAGGTGCCTCTCCAATACGACATCTTTTCAGACCTGAACCTGTATCTGGTCATCGGTCTGGGTTCGGTGTCATTTCTCCTGCTGATCACCATATTGGTCACCATCGTGCTGAAGTGTCAGAAACCCAAGGCCAGCAAAGCAGCTCCTCCCTGCAGGAACAGTGTGATCAGTGAGAGGAACTCCACCATCGCAGATTCCACTCTGGTGTCCAACGATGCCTACTGGTACAGTCTGTTTCTGGCAGAGACCAGGAAAGGAAAGCTGGTGGTTAGACAGCCTGTGCCAAAGGGCTCCAGATACATCGTGTCCAGCATACCAAGAGGAACAGGACTGACAGACACCAGTGACTCAGCAGCTTCTACTCTGCAG GCATCTACCACCACCAGTAGCAGTTCCACATAA
- the LOC137602933 gene encoding protocadherin alpha-C2-like isoform X2, with the protein MAHRNRLLHRRGYVFDFLFISALMSTVIAVTHYSVPEELEEGSVVANLATDLRLDVKTLKERKMRIDVVANKKYLDINKDTGELFILETIDREFLCPLKTTIYCVLKLDATIENPIRMFNIEVEITDINDNAPHFRRGTMHLDISESSPVGERFSLNHAADPDVGANSVKNYHLSSSEHFSIEIQTGRDGTKFADLILRKALDREQQAVHNLILTAVDGGVPTRTGTASIIVRVLDVNDNAPSFDKDHDVIDVTENSPTGSLVIKLNATDLDEGSNSEIMYSYSLYTSERTQQMFTLNPDNGEIRVKEMINYEDLKLYEMEVIASDKGPNSLSGQCKLTIQVTDMNDNHPEISIKSFQSPIKEDESIDTVIAVVSVSDKDSGDNGVVDVRIPDNMPFKLRESSEHYYELVVSEPLDREKVPEYDITFTVTDRGSPPLSDNETMTLELLDVNDNVPQFPQSFYTIRVMENNAPGALLSSLSAFDPDLHENQYLVYFILEKEIANTSMSMLFSINPENGNLYALKTFDYEIEKEFLFHIEARDSGSPPLSSNVTVHIIIVDQNDNIPVIVSPWRAHGSVVEEKIPRSTDKGSLVAKVIALDVDSVHNSRITYQFLRVPDATLFSLDQYNGEIRTMRMFSYRDPRHLQLVVVAKDNGEPALSATVTIKLSTVETAVKAYSDMTEVPLQYDIFSDLNLYLVIGLGSVSFLLLITILVTIVLKCQKPKASKAAPPCRNSVISERNSTIADSTLVSNDAYWYSLFLAETRKGKLVVRQPVPKGSRYIVSSIPRGTGLTDTSDSAASTLQYPK; encoded by the exons ATGGCGCACCGTAACCGACTGTTACACAGGAGAGGGTATGTTTTTgattttctcttcatctctgcGCTAATGAGTACCGTGATCGCTGTCACCCATTATTCTGTTCCTGAAGAATTGGAAGAAGGATCTGTCGTTGCTAATCTAGCAACTGATTTGAGGTTAGATGTGAAGACGCTGAAGGAAAGGAAAATGCGGATAGATGTAGTCGCCAACAAAAAATACCTTGACATCAACAAAGACACAGGGGAGCTGTTTATTTTGGAAACGATAGACCGAGAGTTTTTATGTCCTCTCAAGACAACGATATACTGCGTACTTAAACTAGACGCCACAATTGAAAATCCAATACGAATGTTCAATATTGAGGTGGAAATCACGGATATTAATGACAACGCTCCTCATTTCCGTCGAGGAACAATGCATTTGGACATCTCTGAGTCGAGTCCCGTTGGAGAGAGATTCTCTTTGAATCACGCTGCGGACCCAGATGTTGGAGCGAATTCTGTAAAGAATTATCATCTGAGCTCAAGCGAACATTTTTCTATCGAAATCCAAACGGGAAGAGACGGAACAAAGTTTGCGGATTTGATTTTAAGAAAAGCTTTGGACAGAGAGCAGCAGGCTGTTCATAACCTGATTCTGACTGCTGTGGACGGTGGAGTCCCCACGCGCACAGGTACAGCCAGCATCATCGTTCGCGTGCTTGATGTGAACGACAACGCCCCTTCATTTGACAAAGACCATGACGTCATAGACGTGACGGAAAACTCTCCGACTGGAAGTCTCGTGATTAAACTAAACGCTACTGATTTAGATGAGGGGTCTAATTCTGAGATCATGTATTCATATAGTTTGTATACATCAGAGAGAACCCAGCAGATGTTTACCCTGAATCCAGATAACGGTGAAATCCGAGTGAAAGAGATGATAAATTATGAAGATTTGAAGCTGTATGAAATGGAGGTCATTGCAAGTGATAAGGGGCCTAATTCTTTATCTGGACAATGTAAACTGACAATCCAGGTGACAGATATGAATGATAATCATCCAGAAATATCAATCAAATCATTTCAAAGTCCCATCAAAGAAGATGAATCCATAGACACAGTGATAGCTGTGGTTAGTGTCAGTGATAAAGACTCAGGAGACAATGGAGTGGTCGATGTGCGTATTCCAGACAACATGCCTTTCAAACTGAGGGAGTCCTCTGAACACTATTATGAATTAGTGGTGTCAGAGCCGTTAGACCGCGAGAAGGTTCCAGAATATGACATCACTTTCACTGTTACAGACAGAGGTTCTCCTCCTTTGTCTGACAATGAAACTATGACGTTAGAACTGCTGGATGTTAATGACAATGTTCCACAGTTCCCTCAGTCATTTTATACGATACGTGTGATGGAGAATAACGCTCCTGGGGCCTTGCTCAGTTCCCTCTCTGCCTTTGACCCCGACCTCCATGAAAACCAGTATCTAGTTTATTTCATCCTGGAGAAGGAGATAGCCAACACCTCCATGTCCATGCTGTTCTCCATCAATCCAGAGAACGGGAATCTTTACGCACTAAAAACTTTTGACTATGAGATCGAGAAGGAGTTTCTGTTCCACATCGAGGCCAGAGACTCTGGTTCTCCTCCActcagcagcaacgtgaccGTCCACATCATTATTGTGGACCAGAATGACAACATCCCAGTTATTGTCTCCCCGTGGCGTGCGCATGGATcagtggtggaggagaagatccCCAGATCCACTGACAAAGGCTCTCTGGTTGCCAAGGTGATAGCGTTAGACGTGGACTCTGTGCACAATTCTCGGATTACCTACCAGTTTCTGCGGGTGCCTGACGCCACCTTGTTCAGTCTGGACCAATACAACGGAGAGATCCGGACTATGAGGATGTTCAGTTACAGAGATCCACGACATCTGCAACTGGTTGTGGTTGCCAAGGACAACGGCGAGCCTGCTCTCTCTGCTACAGTCACCATCAAGCTGTCCACAGTGGAGACTGCCGTGAAGGCCTACTCTGACATGACTGAGGTGCCTCTCCAATACGACATCTTTTCAGACCTGAACCTGTATCTGGTCATCGGTCTGGGTTCGGTGTCATTTCTCCTGCTGATCACCATATTGGTCACCATCGTGCTGAAGTGTCAGAAACCCAAGGCCAGCAAAGCAGCTCCTCCCTGCAGGAACAGTGTGATCAGTGAGAGGAACTCCACCATCGCAGATTCCACTCTGGTGTCCAACGATGCCTACTGGTACAGTCTGTTTCTGGCAGAGACCAGGAAAGGAAAGCTGGTGGTTAGACAGCCTGTGCCAAAGGGCTCCAGATACATCGTGTCCAGCATACCAAGAGGAACAGGACTGACAGACACCAGTGACTCAGCAGCTTCTACTCTGCAG TACCCTAAATGA
- the LOC137603218 gene encoding protocadherin alpha-C2-like, producing the protein MESWQRYVLLVFLLSFFRHASTSMTHYSIPEEMKEGSVVANLANDLGLDVETLNQRKMRLDIIANKKYLDVNKETGELYIVEKIDREYICPVKSSASCYLRLEVFLENPVRIFNIEVEILDMNDNAPRFRSDAIHLDISEATPKGERFSLSNAVDPDVGSNSVKTYHLSESEYFNIEVQTGRDGSKFAELILTKALDREQRAVHNLILTAVDGGTPARSGTASVIVRVLDTNDNSPTFDKDIYNIKILENSPTGSLVIHLNAKDLDEGSNSEITYSYSLYTSEKTQETFNLNPSSGEITVKGMLNYEDFRIYDMEVIAVDNGANSLSGQCTVKILVEDMNDNHPELSIKSFQSPVAENIKLDTVIAVVSVSDKDSGDNGVVDVRSPDNMPFKLRESPDNCYELVVSEPLDREKVPEYDITFTVTDRGSPPLSDNETMTLELLDVNDNVPQFPQSFYTIRVMENNAPGALLSSLSAFDPDLHENQYLVYFILEKEIANTSMSMLFSINPENGNLYALKTFDYEIEKEFLFHIEARDSGSPPLSSNVTVHIIIVDQNDNTPVIVSPWRAHGSVVEEKIPRSTDKGSLVAKVIALDVDSVHNSRITYQFLRVPDATLFSLDQYNGEIRTMRMFSYRDPRHLQLVVVAKDNGEPALSATVTIKLSTVEPAVKAYSDMTEVPLQYDIFSDLNLYLVIGLGSVSFLLLITILVTIVLKCQKPKASKAAPPCRNSVISERNSTIADSTLVSNDAYWYSLFLAETRKGKLVVRQPVPKGSRYIVSSIPRGTGLTDTSDSAASTLQVWNTPS; encoded by the coding sequence ATGGAGTCTTGGCAGAGGTACGTGCTGCTCGTGTTTCTTCTCTCGTTCTTCCGTCATGCTTCGACTTCAATGACTCATTATTCAATAccagaggaaatgaaggaaggATCGGTTGTCGCTAACCTCGCTAACGATCTGGGTCTGGACGTCGAAACActgaatcagaggaagatgcgTCTTGACATCATCGCTAATAAGAAATATCTGGACGTGAACAAAGAGACTGGTGAGCTGTACATTGTTGAGAAGATTGACAGAGAATATATTTGTCCTGTGAAGTCGTCAGCATCTTGTTATCTCAGACTGGAGGTGTTCCTTGAGAATCCAGTTCGGATTTTTAACATTGAAGTTGAAATTTTGGACATGAATGACAACGCCCCGAGGTTTCGGAGTGACGCCATTCATTTAGACATCTCTGAAGCGACACCGAAAGGAGAGAGATTTTCTCTCAGCAACGCAGTTGATCCTGATGTTGGAAGCAATTCAGTCAAAACGTACCACCTGAGTGaaagtgaatattttaatattgaagTTCAGACGGGAAGAGACGGGTCAAAATTTGCCGAACTGATCTTAACAAAGGCCTTAGACCGAGAGCAGCGCGCTGTTCATAATTTAATCCTCACTGCTGTAGATGGAGGCACACCTGCTCGTTCTGGAACTGCGAGTGTCATCGTTCGTGTTTTAGACACGAATGATAATTCACCTACATTTGACAAAGACatttataacataaaaatacTGGAAAATTCTCCAACGGGTAGCCTTGTTATTCACCTCAATGCAAAGGACTTAGATGAGGGGTCCAATTCAGAAATAACTTACTCATACAGTTTATATACATCAGAGAAAACTCAGGAAACATTTAATCTGAATCCCTCCAGTGGTGAAATTACTGTGAAAGGAATGTTAAATTATGAGGACTTTAGGATTTATGATATGGAAGTTATAGCAGTAGATAATGGAGCCAATAGTTTATCAGGAcaatgtacagtaaaaattCTTGTTGAAGACATGAATGACAACCACCCTGAATTATCAAtcaaatcatttcagagtccAGTGGCTGAAAACATAAAACTAGACACAGTGATAGCTGTGGTTAGTGTCAGTGATAAAGACTCAGGAGACAATGGAGTTGTCGATGTTCGTAGTCCAGACAATATGCCTTTCAAACTCAGGGAGTCCCCTGATAACTGTTATGAATTAGTGGTGTCAGAGCCGTTAGACCGCGAGAAGGTTCCAGAATATGACATCACTTTCACTGTTACAGACAGAGGTTCTCCTCCTTTGTCTGACAATGAAACTATGACGTTAGAACTGCTGGATGTTAATGACAATGTTCCACAGTTCCCTCAGTCATTTTATACGATACGTGTGATGGAGAATAACGCTCCTGGGGCCTTGCTCAGTTCCCTCTCTGCCTTTGACCCTGACCTCCATGAAAACCAGTATCTAGTTTATTTCATCCTGGAGAAGGAGATAGCCAACACCTCCATGTCCATGCTGTTCTCCATCAATCCAGAGAACGGGAATCTTTACGCACTAAAAACTTTTGACTATGAGATCGAGAAGGAGTTTCTGTTCCACATCGAGGCCAGAGACTCTGGTTCTCCTCCActcagcagcaacgtgaccGTCCACATCATTATTGTGGACCAGAATGACAACACCCCTGTTATTGTCTCCCCGTGGCGTGCGCATGGATcagtggtggaggagaagatccCCAGATCCACTGACAAAGGCTCTCTGGTTGCCAAGGTGATAGCGTTAGACGTGGACTCTGTGCACAACTCTCGGATTACCTACCAGTTTCTGCGGGTGCCTGACGCCACCTTGTTCAGTCTGGACCAATACAACGGAGAGATCCGGACTATGAGGATGTTCAGTTACAGAGATCCACGACATCTGCAACTGGTTGTGGTTGCCAAGGACAACGGCGAGCCTGCTCTCTCTGCTACAGTCACCATCAAGCTGTCCACAGTGGAGCCTGCTGTGAAGGCCTACTCTGACATGACTGAGGTGCCTCTCCAATACGACATCTTTTCAGACCTGAACCTGTATCTGGTCATCGGTCTGGGCTCGGTGTCATTTCTCCTGCTGATCACCATATTGGTCACCATCGTGCTGAAGTGTCAGAAACCCAAGGCCAGCAAAGCAGCTCCTCCCTGCAGGAACAGTGTGATCAGTGAGAGGAACTCCACCATCGCAGATTCCACTCTGGTGTCCAACGATGCCTACTGGTACAGTCTGTTTCTGGCAGAGACCAGGAAAGGAAAGCTGGTGGTTAGACAGCCTGTGCCAAAGGGCTCCAGATACATCGTGTCCAGCATACCGAGAGGAACAGGACTGACAGACACCAGTGACTCAGCAGCTTCTACTCTGCAGGTATGGAATACACCGAGTTAG
- the LOC137602933 gene encoding protocadherin alpha-C2-like isoform X3 translates to MALPIRQFSWRGFLTVFIVVSAVVNTVFTVTHYSVPEEMEEGSVVANLATDLGLDVRSLNKRKMRVDVVGNKKYLDINKDTGELFILERIDREFLCPLKTATSCFLRLDATIENPIRMFNIEVEITDINDNAPHFRRGTMHLDISESSPVGERFSLNNAADPDVGANSVKNYHLSSSEHFSIEIQTGRDGTKFADLILRKALDREQQAVHNLILTAVDGGVPTRTGTASIIVRVLDVNDNAPSFDKDHDVIDVTENSPTGSLVIKLNATDLDEGSNSEIMYSYSLYTSERTQQMFTLNPDNGEIRVKEMINYEDLKLYEMEVIASDKGPNSLSGQCKLTIQVTDMNDNHPEISIKSFQSPIKEDESIDTVIAVVSVSDKDSGDNGVVDVRITDNMPFKLRESSEHYYELVVSEPLDREKVPEYDITFTVTDRGSPPLSDNETMTLELLDVNDNVPQFPQSFYTIRVMENNAPGALLSSLSAFDPDLHENQYLVYFILEKEIANTSMSMLFSINPENGNLYALKTFDYEIEKEFLFHIEARDSGSPPLSSNVTVHIIIVDQNDNTPVIVSPWRAHGSVVEEKIPRSTDKGSLVAKVIALDVDSVHNSRITYQFLRVPDATLFSLDQYNGEIRTMRMFSYRDPRHLQLVVVAKDNGEPALSATVTIKLSTVETAVKAYSDMTEVPLQYDIFSDLNLYLVIGLGSVSFLLLITILVTIVLKCQKPKASKAAPPCRNSVISERNSTIADSTLVSNDAYWYSLFLAETRKGKLVVRQPVPKGSRYIVSSIPRGTGLTDTSDSAASTLQYPK, encoded by the exons ATGGCTCTTCCCATTCGCCAGTTTTCCTGGAGAGGCTTCCTGACAGTATTTATCGTCGTTTCTGCCGTCGTGAACACGGTCTTCACCGTCACCCATTATTCTGTTCCTGAAGAAATGGAGGAAGGATCTGTTGTTGCTAATCTAGCAACTGATTTGGGATTAGACGTCAGAAGcctgaataaaagaaaaatgcgCGTCGACGTTGTCggaaataaaaaataccttGACATCAACAAAGATACGGGAGAGTTGTTTATTCTGGAGAGGATCGACCGAGAGTTTCTGTGTCCCCTGAAGACAGCCACGTCATGCTTTCTCAGACTAGATGCAACGATTGAAAATCCAATTCGAATGTTCAATATTGAGGTAGAAATCACGGATATTAATGACAACGCTCCTCATTTCCGTCGAGGAACAATGCATTTGGACATCTCTGAGTCGAGTCCCGTTGGAGAGAGATTCTCTTTGAATAACGCTGCGGACCCAGATGTTGGAGCGAATTCTGTAAAGAATTATCATCTGAGCTCAAGCGAACATTTTTCTATCGAAATCCAAACAGGAAGAGACGGAACAAAGTTTGCGGATTTGATTTTAAGAAAAGCTTTGGACAGAGAGCAGCAGGCTGTTCATAACCTGATTCTGACTGCTGTGGACGGTGGAGTCCCCACGCGCACAGGTACAGCCAGCATCATTGTTCGCGTGCTTGATGTGAACGACAACGCCCCTTCATTTGACAAAGACCATGACGTCATAGACGTGACGGAAAACTCTCCGACTGGAAGTCTCGTGATTAAACTAAACGCCACTGATTTAGATGAGGGGTCTAATTCTGAGATCATGTATTCATATAGTTTGTATACATCAGAGAGAACCCAGCAGATGTTTACCCTGAATCCAGATAACGGTGAAATCCGAGTGAAAGAGATGATAAATTATGAAGATTTGAAGCTGTATGAAATGGAGGTCATTGCAAGTGATAAGGGGCCTAATTCTTTATCTGGACAATGTAAACTGACAATCCAGGTGACAGATATGAATGATAATCATCCAGAAATATCAATCAAATCATTTCAAAGTCCCATCAAAGAAGATGAATCCATAGACACAGTGATAGCTGTGGTTAGTGTCAGTGATAAAGACTCAGGAGACAATGGAGTGGTCGATGTGCGTATCACAGACAACATGCCTTTCAAACTGAGGGAGTCCTCTGAACACTATTATGAATTAGTGGTGTCAGAGCCGTTAGACCGCGAGAAGGTTCCAGAATATGACATCACTTTCACTGTTACAGACAGAGGTTCTCCTCCTTTGTCCGACAATGAAACTATGACGTTAGAACTGCTGGATGTTAATGACAATGTTCCACAGTTCCCTCAGTCTTTTTATACGATACGTGTGATGGAGAATAACGCTCCTGGGGCCTTGCTCAGTTCCCTCTCTGCCTTTGACCCCGACCTCCATGAAAACCAGTATCTAGTTTATTTCATCCTGGAGAAGGAGATAGCCAACACCTCCATGTCCATGCTGTTCTCCATCAATCCAGAGAACGGGAATCTTTACGCACTAAAAACCTTTGACTATGAGATCGAGAAGGAGTTTCTGTTCCACATCGAGGCCAGAGACTCTGGTTCTCCTCCActcagcagcaacgtgaccGTCCACATCATTATTGTGGACCAGAATGACAACACCCCAGTTATTGTCTCCCCGTGGCGTGCGCATGGATcagtggtggaggagaagatccCCAGATCCACTGACAAAGGCTCTCTGGTTGCCAAGGTGATAGCGTTAGACGTGGACTCTGTGCACAACTCTCGGATTACCTACCAGTTTCTGCGGGTGCCTGACGCCACTTTGTTCAGTCTGGACCAATACAACGGAGAGATCCGGACTATGAGGATGTTCAGTTACAGAGATCCACGACATCTGCAACTGGTTGTTGTTGCCAAGGACAACGGCGAGCCTGCTCTCTCTGCTACAGTCACCATCAAGCTGTCCACAGTGGAGACTGCTGTGAAGGCCTACTCTGACATGACTGAGGTGCCTCTCCAATACGACATCTTTTCAGACCTGAACCTGTATCTGGTCATCGGTCTGGGCTCGGTGTCATTTCTCCTGCTGATCACCATATTGGTCACCATCGTGCTGAAGTGTCAGAAACCCAAGGCCAGCAAAGCAGCTCCTCCCTGCAGGAACAGTGTGATCAGTGAGAGGAACTCCACCATCGCAGATTCCACTCTGGTGTCCAACGATGCCTACTGGTACAGTCTGTTTCTGGCAGAGACCAGGAAAGGAAAGCTGGTGGTTAGACAGCCTGTGCCAAAGGGCTCCAGATACATCGTGTCCAGCATACCGAGAGGAACAGGACTGACAGACACCAGTGACTCAGCAGCTTCTACTCTGCAG TACCCTAAATGA